The sequence CCAGGAGCCGGATTCGGGGATGGCGAACGCGGACCTGTTCGGCTGCCCCCGCCGTGGCCGCCGCGTCGGCGAGGTCCACGACGACCGGGTCCACCCGCCTGCCGGGGTACGCAGCGCGGATCATGCCCACCACGGTGGCGAGGCGCTCGGCGTCGCGATCGAGCAGGACCAGGTCACTGCCACGAGCTGCCAGGCCATGGGCGAGGGCGGCGCCGATACCGCTGGCAGCGCCGGTGACCACAGCCGTCGCCGAGTGAAAGTCGAACCTACGCACGCGTGGGGCTCCTCTCCGGCGTGCCAGCACGAGAAAACCGGACTCCCTCATCGGTTAGCCGGCCGTACCGCATCCACAACAGGTCCCGCGGGTAGTTCTGGGGCATCCGCCAGGGAGCACGGACCCCCTGCCGGGGCAGGGCGGCGAGGCCACGCAGCACATAACCGGCGGTCAGGTTGAGGATGGGGAGCCGCTCGCCGTCGGGCGGTGGCAGCGGGGTGACGACCTGTTGCCCGGTGCGGTCGAGGTGGGCGAGGAGCCGACACACGTACGTCGCGACCAGGTCGGCCCTAAGCGTCCAGGACGCGTGGGCGTAGCCGATGGTCATCGCGAAGTTCGGAACGCCCGAGAGCATCATCCCCTTGTACGCCACCGTGCTGGCCAGGTCGACCGGCGCACCGTCAACGGTAAGCCGGGCGTCGCCGAGCGCAAGCAACTCGAGGCCGGTGGCGGTGACGACCAGATCGGCCGCCAGCTCCTCCCCGGAAGCCAGCCGAATGCCGTTCTCGGTGAAGGTATCGATGGTGTCGGTGACGACCGAGGCCCGGCCCTGCGCGATCGCGTAGAACAGGTCACCGTCGGGAACCACGCAGAGGCGTTGGTCCCACGGGTCGTAGCGGGGCGAGAAGTGTCGGTCGAGGTCGTATCCGGCCGGAAGTCGACCTCGCGTGGCCCGCCGCAGCAGACGCCGGACCAGGTTGGGGGCTCGCCGGCTGAGCTGGTAGTTCGCCGTGAGCAGCAGGATGTTCTTCCAACGAAGCACCGGGTAGACCATCCGCCTTGGCAGCACCCGGTGCAGCGCGGCGGCGGCCACGTCCCGCGACGGCAGCGCCAGGATGTAGGTGGGTGAGCGTTGCAGCATCGTCACGTGGGCGGCTCGCTCGGCCATCGCGGGCACCAGGGTCACCGCGGTCGCGCCGCTGCCGATCACCACGACCCGCTGGCCGGTGTGGTCAAGGTCGGCGGGCCAGTGCTGTGGGTGCACGATCCGGCCGGCGAACCGCCCCGCCCCGGGCAGTTGGGGCGTGTAGCCCCGGTCGTAGCGGTAGTAGCCGGCGCAGGTGTGCAGGAACGAACAGGTGACGACCACCTCCTCGCCGGTGTCCCGACGGGCACACACCGTCCACCGGGCGGTACGGCTGTCCCAGTCGGCGCGGACGACCCGGTGGTGGAAGCGGATGCGCTCCGTGACGCCGTGCTCGCGGGCGGTGTCCCGGACGTATTCCCGAATGGACGGACCGTCGGCGAGTGACGTGGAGTCGCTCCACGGCCGAAATGAGTAGCCGAGGGTGAACATGTCGGAATCCGACCGAATGCCCGGATAGCGGAACAGGTCCCAGGTGCCGCCGATCGCACCACGCGCCTCGAACACGGCGTACGTCTTCTCGGGACAGTGCCGGCTCAGCTGACAGGCCGCGCCGACGCCGGAGAGACCGGCACCAACGATGAGCACGTCAACGTGGTCGGTCGTAGCCATGGCATCTCCCGCAAACGAGCCCGTGCACTCGACCCTATCCATCATTATCGACGCATTCAACTCTTTGAACAGGTCTGGGTATATCGCCTCCGCGACGACGAGCGGGGTCGGCACCCAGAACCGGAACGAACCGGGTCCGGAACAGGCGATCGTAGCGGATGATCGGGGCGTGGAACCACAACCCGAGCGCGGCCACCGCTGCCTGCCGCACACCGCCGACGTACGCATCGAGGCATGGGCGCCGACGCGGGAGGCGTGCGTGGCCGAGGCGGTCACCGCCCTGGTGGACACCTTCGTTGACCCTGGCCCCGCGCAACCCACCGCCGAACGGGCCTACCGCGCCCCCGCGGCCGAGGATGGAGACCTTCTGGTGAACATCCTCGAGGAGGTGATCTTCCGGATGGAGACCATGGGCGAGCTGCCACTGCGTACCGAGGTTCACGACGACGGCACCGACGGGCTACACGTACGCTGGCAGACCACCGACGCCGACACAGTGGAGCTGATCGGTGCCGTGCCGAAAGCCATCTCCCTGCACGAACTGCGCTTCGGCCCCGACGGTCCCCGCTGGTCCTGCGCGCTCACCGTCGACGTCTGAGCCGGCGCCACCGCCGAATGCGCACGCGGCCCGCCAGACGGCATCAGCCCTTGACGACGCCGATCGGCACCAACCGGGCGACCTTCCGGCACAGCCCAGCGCCCTCGGTGGCCTCGACCACGGCATCGATGTCCTTGTACGCTGTCGGCATCTCCTCGGCCAGACCTCGCCGTGAAGCACCGCGTACCGCGATGTTCTGCGCAACGAGCTGCTCGCGCGGATCCTGGCCACGCTCGGCCCGCACCGCCTGCTTCCGGCTGCGCACCCGCCCGGCCCCATGACAGGTGGAGGCGAAGGCGGGGGCACCGGACACCCCGGTCAGCACGTAGGACGCGGTGCCCATCGAACCGGGGATGAGTACCGGCTGCCCGACCTCACCCAGCTCCGCCGGCAGGTCGGGGTGCCCCGGAGGTAGCGCTCGGGTGGCACCCTTGCGATGCACACAGAGCGAACGCCGCTCGCCATCCACACCGTGAGTCTCGATCTTCGCCTGGTTGTGTGAGACGTCGTAGACCACGTCCAGACCTGCGCCGGTGACCCGCCGAAAGACCAACCGGGCCACGTGGGTGAGTAGTTGGCGGTTCGCCCGGGCGTAGTTGGCCGCG comes from Salinispora tropica CNB-440 and encodes:
- a CDS encoding archease; translation: MEPQPERGHRCLPHTADVRIEAWAPTREACVAEAVTALVDTFVDPGPAQPTAERAYRAPAAEDGDLLVNILEEVIFRMETMGELPLRTEVHDDGTDGLHVRWQTTDADTVELIGAVPKAISLHELRFGPDGPRWSCALTVDV
- a CDS encoding flavin-containing monooxygenase, producing the protein MATTDHVDVLIVGAGLSGVGAACQLSRHCPEKTYAVFEARGAIGGTWDLFRYPGIRSDSDMFTLGYSFRPWSDSTSLADGPSIREYVRDTAREHGVTERIRFHHRVVRADWDSRTARWTVCARRDTGEEVVVTCSFLHTCAGYYRYDRGYTPQLPGAGRFAGRIVHPQHWPADLDHTGQRVVVIGSGATAVTLVPAMAERAAHVTMLQRSPTYILALPSRDVAAAALHRVLPRRMVYPVLRWKNILLLTANYQLSRRAPNLVRRLLRRATRGRLPAGYDLDRHFSPRYDPWDQRLCVVPDGDLFYAIAQGRASVVTDTIDTFTENGIRLASGEELAADLVVTATGLELLALGDARLTVDGAPVDLASTVAYKGMMLSGVPNFAMTIGYAHASWTLRADLVATYVCRLLAHLDRTGQQVVTPLPPPDGERLPILNLTAGYVLRGLAALPRQGVRAPWRMPQNYPRDLLWMRYGRLTDEGVRFSRAGTPERSPTRA